In Pseudoalteromonas carrageenovora IAM 12662, the following proteins share a genomic window:
- the asnB gene encoding asparagine synthase B, with the protein MCSIFGVLDIKSNAAQLRTQAIEMSKLLRHRGPDWSGVYSSEKAILVHERLAIVGVSSGAQPLYNPEKTNILAVNGEIYNHKELAAELNVDFEFQTQSDCEVILALYKQKGPEFLDDLNGIFAFCLYDEENDAYLIGRDHIGIIPLYTGHDEHGNFYVASELKALSPICKHIEEFPPGHYLYSKDGELKPYYKRDWETFDAVKDNSAEAQDVKEALEAAVKRQLMCDVPYGVLLSGGLDSSVISAITQRFAAKRIEDNDESDAWWPKLHSFSVGLEGSPDLAAAQKVADMIGTVHHPIIFTIQEGIDALREVIYHIETYDVTTIRASTPMYLMARQIKAMGIKMVLSGEGADELFGGYLYFHKAPNAQEFHEELNRKVSKLHMFDCLRANKSMAAWGVEARVPFLDKEFVDVAMRINPEAKMCKDGKIEKHILRAGFDGYLPEEVLWRQKEQFSDGVGYSWIDTLKEFVNEQVSDQELANAKFKYPINTPDSKEAYYYRTIFEEHFPGDASAKCVPHGKSVACSTPEALAWDASFQNNADPSGRAAGVHNDAYASKG; encoded by the coding sequence ATGTGTTCAATTTTTGGTGTATTAGATATTAAATCTAACGCCGCTCAGTTGCGTACCCAAGCAATTGAAATGTCTAAGCTGCTTAGGCACCGTGGTCCTGATTGGTCTGGTGTTTATTCATCTGAAAAAGCGATTTTAGTGCATGAGCGCCTAGCCATTGTTGGCGTATCAAGCGGCGCACAGCCTTTATACAACCCTGAAAAAACAAATATTTTAGCGGTTAATGGCGAAATTTATAACCACAAAGAACTGGCAGCAGAGCTAAATGTTGATTTCGAATTTCAGACTCAGTCAGACTGTGAAGTTATTTTAGCGTTATACAAACAAAAAGGTCCTGAGTTTTTAGATGACCTAAATGGTATTTTTGCATTTTGTTTATACGATGAAGAAAACGATGCTTACCTAATTGGTCGCGATCACATTGGTATTATTCCACTTTACACTGGCCACGATGAGCACGGTAACTTTTATGTTGCCTCTGAGCTTAAAGCGCTTTCACCAATATGTAAGCACATTGAAGAGTTCCCTCCGGGTCATTACCTTTATAGTAAAGATGGAGAGCTTAAGCCTTATTACAAACGTGACTGGGAAACTTTCGACGCAGTTAAAGATAACAGCGCAGAAGCTCAAGACGTTAAAGAAGCATTAGAAGCTGCAGTTAAGCGCCAGCTAATGTGTGATGTGCCTTACGGTGTGCTACTTTCTGGTGGTTTAGACTCATCTGTTATTTCGGCTATTACACAACGATTTGCAGCTAAACGTATTGAAGATAATGATGAAAGCGATGCATGGTGGCCTAAGCTTCACTCATTCTCTGTTGGTCTTGAAGGTTCACCTGATTTAGCGGCTGCACAAAAAGTGGCTGATATGATCGGTACTGTTCACCACCCTATCATTTTTACTATTCAAGAAGGTATTGACGCACTACGTGAAGTTATTTACCACATTGAAACGTACGATGTAACCACTATTCGCGCATCAACCCCTATGTATTTAATGGCTCGTCAAATTAAAGCAATGGGTATTAAAATGGTGCTTTCGGGCGAAGGTGCAGATGAACTATTTGGTGGGTACTTATACTTCCATAAAGCGCCAAACGCACAAGAGTTTCATGAAGAGTTAAACCGTAAAGTGTCTAAACTGCATATGTTTGACTGTTTACGTGCTAATAAATCAATGGCGGCTTGGGGCGTTGAGGCACGTGTACCGTTCCTTGATAAAGAATTTGTTGATGTTGCAATGCGCATTAACCCTGAAGCAAAAATGTGTAAAGATGGCAAAATTGAAAAACACATTTTGCGTGCAGGCTTTGACGGCTACCTACCAGAGGAAGTGTTATGGCGTCAAAAAGAGCAGTTTTCAGATGGCGTTGGCTACAGCTGGATTGATACATTAAAAGAGTTTGTAAACGAGCAAGTAAGCGATCAAGAACTTGCTAACGCTAAGTTTAAATACCCTATTAATACACCAGACTCTAAAGAAGCATACTACTACCGTACAATTTTTGAAGAGCATTTCCCAGGTGATGCATCAGCTAAGTGTGTACCACATGGTAAGTCAGTGGCGTGCTCTACCCCTGAAGCACTTGCTTGGGATGCATCATTTCAAAATAATGCAGATCCTTCTGGCCGTGCTGCGGGCGTTCATAACGACGCATATGCAAGCAAAGGCTAA
- a CDS encoding 5-oxoprolinase subunit C family protein, whose translation MIKVIKPGVQLSVQDLGRTGYRHLGVSKTGSLDPYSQIIANRLINNNDNDAVLEITVGLCELTFLCSTEIALHGADLQASIDGEPIYPGWSYNVKANQTMCFNTGRAGLRAYLAVKGGIKTPLIMESRATDLNACFGGLNGNALSAGDILPIDEYINNDFKQTGALTPAKRQIIRVHSSPHSNTLGQEITDTFVNTRFKVSHNSNRMGVRLENAANSLKHTHSLPSIGVSPGSIQLPPNGEPIVLLNDAQTTGGYPLLGTVIEADLHQFAQFRPGDSVKFEYVTIEDAAKAQRKLNGHLEQLKIALKYKR comes from the coding sequence ATGATTAAAGTGATAAAACCGGGTGTTCAATTGAGCGTTCAAGATCTTGGTCGTACAGGTTATAGACACTTAGGGGTAAGTAAAACAGGCAGTTTAGATCCCTACTCACAAATTATTGCTAATCGTTTAATTAATAATAATGACAACGATGCAGTGCTTGAGATCACTGTTGGTTTATGCGAGTTGACGTTTTTATGCAGTACCGAAATAGCACTTCATGGTGCCGACTTACAAGCAAGCATTGATGGTGAACCAATTTACCCAGGCTGGAGTTATAACGTCAAAGCCAATCAAACTATGTGCTTTAATACAGGTCGCGCAGGCTTAAGAGCCTATTTAGCGGTTAAAGGTGGTATTAAAACACCGCTTATTATGGAGTCGCGCGCTACTGATTTAAATGCATGTTTTGGCGGGCTTAATGGCAATGCGCTTAGCGCAGGCGATATTTTACCTATAGACGAATACATTAATAATGACTTTAAACAAACAGGTGCGTTAACCCCTGCTAAACGGCAAATAATTAGGGTTCACTCAAGTCCACATAGCAACACCCTTGGTCAAGAAATTACAGATACTTTTGTAAATACACGCTTTAAGGTATCCCACAATAGTAACCGCATGGGAGTCAGGCTTGAAAACGCAGCCAACTCCCTTAAACATACTCACTCACTGCCATCAATAGGCGTTAGCCCAGGGAGCATACAATTACCCCCAAACGGTGAACCTATTGTATTACTAAATGATGCTCAAACTACTGGTGGCTATCCTCTACTTGGGACGGTAATAGAAGCTGATCTTCATCAGTTCGCACAATTTAGACCGGGCGATTCAGTAAAGTTTGAATACGTCACGATTGAAGATGCAGCTAAAGCGCAGCGCAAATTAAATGGCCATTTAGAACAGTTAAAAATTGCACTTAAATATAAAAGGTAA
- the pxpB gene encoding 5-oxoprolinase subunit PxpB, giving the protein MSQIPYIYALSNSSLLFDASHLEPDNVLSIQKKIWALTAHCKQSSDFADVVPAMNSLTLYLKNAENLNKWQKSLLAIWGDIKNASFKSQHHKINTVYNGKDIAYVAKYNNLTTEDVISIHSKTHYHVLFLGFQPGFAYLHGLDERLQTPRRSEPRTKVPKGSVAIGADKTAIYPADTPGGWHIIGHTNTLLFDHTLQTPCLINPGDTLEFVPCSLSEAIKHD; this is encoded by the coding sequence ATGAGTCAAATCCCTTACATTTATGCATTAAGTAACAGCTCATTACTCTTTGATGCATCGCATTTAGAGCCAGATAACGTACTCTCCATCCAAAAGAAAATTTGGGCACTTACAGCACATTGTAAACAAAGCAGCGACTTTGCTGATGTAGTACCCGCGATGAACTCTCTTACCTTGTATTTAAAAAACGCTGAAAATTTAAATAAATGGCAAAAATCACTATTAGCAATTTGGGGCGACATTAAAAATGCGTCTTTTAAATCTCAGCATCATAAAATTAATACTGTTTATAACGGCAAAGATATAGCCTACGTTGCAAAATATAATAATTTAACCACTGAAGACGTTATTAGTATCCATAGTAAAACCCACTACCACGTTTTATTTTTAGGTTTTCAACCCGGATTTGCTTACTTACATGGACTTGATGAACGTTTGCAGACCCCTAGGCGCAGTGAGCCCCGCACAAAGGTACCAAAAGGGTCTGTTGCCATTGGTGCTGACAAAACAGCCATTTACCCAGCCGACACTCCTGGCGGTTGGCATATTATTGGACACACTAACACTTTATTATTTGATCATACTCTACAAACCCCATGCTTAATTAACCCAGGTGATACGCTTGAGTTTGTTCCGTGTAGTTTAAGCGAGGCTATTAAACATGATTAA
- the msrA gene encoding peptide-methionine (S)-S-oxide reductase MsrA: MKHQHLLYLSGAAIIFSAGSFALSMEKVEHSNLEATTHVETIVLGSGCFWGAEKRYEALNGVINAESGYADGSGFKATYNNITDQSRRFDENNYAEVVQVMYNSNIISSEDLLKNYFESHDPTQINRQGNDVGTQYRSVILTTSDKQAEIANQVKSQYQQLLTAASYGNITTQIKALEGFVSAEEYHQNYLEKNPNGYCPDHSTGVVFNKKPTEKVDNAMLLTGKQIVVLDSREYCPYCEKFKKAVANDYKGTVPMSFRHADQLEGLKIKSATWATPTILFLENGEEVYSRQGYASPEEFYKALGAFKLGDSDAYKVAFNARTDRPYCKEYKEFKNTPDGTFVDKLSGEPLFDTRDRFNSGTGWLSFKNPVKNSVTQHDDSSWGMTRIELKSKSTGIHLGHLFPGEGPRGTDRYCINATVLEFIPRDKS; this comes from the coding sequence ATGAAACACCAGCATTTATTATATTTATCGGGCGCAGCTATTATATTTAGCGCAGGTAGTTTTGCTTTATCGATGGAAAAAGTAGAACACAGTAATTTAGAAGCCACAACGCATGTTGAAACCATAGTATTAGGCTCTGGGTGTTTTTGGGGAGCTGAAAAACGTTACGAAGCGCTAAATGGCGTGATTAATGCGGAGTCGGGTTATGCTGATGGAAGCGGTTTTAAAGCAACGTATAATAACATTACTGATCAATCACGCCGGTTTGATGAAAATAATTACGCTGAAGTTGTACAAGTTATGTATAACAGCAATATTATTTCCTCAGAGGATTTACTTAAAAATTACTTTGAAAGCCACGATCCAACGCAAATAAATCGCCAAGGTAACGATGTCGGTACTCAGTATCGCTCAGTTATTTTAACCACTTCAGATAAACAAGCCGAAATTGCAAACCAAGTTAAGTCGCAGTATCAGCAATTATTAACTGCCGCTAGTTATGGCAACATAACCACTCAAATTAAAGCGCTTGAAGGGTTTGTATCAGCCGAAGAGTATCACCAAAATTATCTCGAAAAGAACCCAAATGGTTATTGCCCAGATCATTCTACCGGTGTTGTTTTTAATAAAAAACCAACTGAAAAAGTTGATAACGCCATGCTTTTAACCGGCAAACAAATTGTTGTTCTTGATTCACGAGAGTACTGCCCATACTGTGAAAAGTTTAAAAAAGCAGTGGCTAACGATTATAAAGGCACAGTGCCTATGTCGTTTCGTCATGCAGATCAGCTTGAAGGTTTAAAAATTAAATCGGCAACGTGGGCTACGCCTACCATACTTTTTTTAGAAAATGGTGAAGAAGTATACAGTCGTCAAGGTTATGCAAGCCCAGAGGAGTTTTATAAAGCATTAGGCGCATTTAAATTAGGCGATAGTGATGCCTATAAGGTTGCTTTTAATGCCCGTACAGACAGACCTTATTGTAAAGAGTACAAAGAGTTTAAAAACACACCCGATGGCACGTTTGTAGATAAGCTAAGTGGTGAGCCACTATTTGATACACGCGATAGGTTTAACTCAGGCACTGGTTGGCTTTCATTCAAGAATCCTGTTAAAAATAGTGTCACTCAACACGATGATAGTAGCTGGGGTATGACACGCATTGAGCTTAAATCTAAAAGCACAGGTATTCATTTAGGGCATTTATTTCCAGGCGAAGGGCCAAGAGGCACAGACCGTTACTGTATTAATGCAACGGTGCTTGAGTTTATCCCACGTGATAAAAGCTAA
- a CDS encoding type 2 periplasmic-binding domain-containing protein — protein sequence MNIIIKLLNYIALIYGAITTSFVAAQPIEKYVVGVENIEYLPYYDGSGTNKLDYYGFSRDLLEMFADKQGIKLEFYSLPIPRLYKEFIEHHHVDFKYPDNPNWQVGYKQTLNTAINYSEPSLVTHTGIASLKQNITLKDCKSLAKVRGFTLQGLNELTTKPSLKVVETNNVIEMIYLLYKERIDCIYISHDVLEYNLGAFFDTTVPVYFQHHLPVDEQAFLLSTINYPKLVEKFNAFLKNNKQKINALKLKHKIIIE from the coding sequence ATGAACATCATTATTAAATTGCTTAACTACATAGCGCTGATTTATGGAGCTATAACTACGAGCTTTGTAGCAGCCCAGCCAATTGAGAAGTACGTAGTCGGTGTAGAAAATATAGAATACCTTCCTTACTACGATGGTAGCGGTACAAATAAACTTGATTACTATGGTTTTAGCCGTGATTTATTAGAAATGTTTGCTGATAAGCAGGGTATAAAACTAGAGTTTTATTCACTACCTATTCCACGATTGTATAAAGAGTTTATAGAGCATCACCACGTAGACTTTAAATATCCTGATAACCCTAATTGGCAAGTGGGTTACAAACAGACGCTTAATACAGCCATTAATTATTCTGAACCCTCTTTAGTTACTCATACAGGCATAGCAAGTTTAAAACAAAACATTACACTCAAAGACTGTAAATCACTTGCTAAGGTGCGCGGTTTTACTTTGCAAGGATTAAATGAACTCACCACCAAGCCATCACTAAAAGTAGTTGAAACCAACAACGTAATCGAAATGATCTACTTACTATACAAAGAGCGAATAGACTGCATATACATATCTCATGATGTACTTGAATATAACTTAGGCGCGTTTTTTGACACCACAGTGCCGGTTTATTTTCAGCACCATTTACCAGTAGATGAACAAGCCTTTTTATTATCTACAATAAATTATCCTAAGTTAGTTGAAAAATTTAATGCTTTTTTAAAAAACAATAAGCAAAAAATAAATGCACTTAAGCTAAAGCATAAGATAATCATTGAATAA
- a CDS encoding LysR family transcriptional regulator gives MQTPIRGLRSFCFAARSLSFKHAANELYLTPSAVSHQIKQLEEQLGIELFQRKTRSISLTTAGKNFFDAISPIISTLEGTINEFSQMQQNTNLTITLPEFFASELLMPKLSEWTSEHPNINLQMDTLKTRKELTRHSDLSIVLSSSKPTEGLATELFNLEYIPACNEKLLKQWKDDHCQALNQVPLILHKARPWAWHQWAEKAGIDDFSPTQIIQIDSMFGVARAAQQGIGISLIPLPISQSWIDEQWLYKLFERPLTTKDKYYLVQHETNTPNPALDLFAKWVVSTFRKIQS, from the coding sequence ATGCAAACTCCTATACGTGGCCTCCGCTCTTTTTGCTTTGCAGCAAGAAGTTTAAGTTTTAAGCATGCAGCCAATGAGCTGTACTTAACGCCGTCTGCGGTAAGCCATCAAATAAAACAACTTGAGGAACAACTTGGAATAGAGCTATTCCAACGTAAAACACGCTCTATTAGTTTAACTACAGCAGGAAAAAACTTTTTTGATGCTATATCTCCCATTATTAGCACCCTGGAGGGCACTATTAATGAGTTTAGTCAAATGCAACAAAATACTAATTTAACAATTACATTGCCTGAATTTTTTGCCAGCGAATTGCTTATGCCAAAGCTAAGTGAGTGGACGTCAGAGCATCCTAATATAAACTTGCAAATGGATACGCTAAAAACCCGTAAAGAGTTAACGCGTCATAGTGATTTATCGATTGTTTTGTCATCGAGTAAACCCACTGAAGGCTTAGCTACAGAGCTGTTTAATCTTGAGTACATACCTGCATGTAATGAAAAGCTTTTAAAGCAATGGAAAGACGATCATTGCCAAGCGCTTAATCAAGTACCGCTTATTCTACACAAAGCGCGCCCGTGGGCATGGCATCAGTGGGCTGAAAAAGCCGGGATTGATGACTTTTCGCCTACACAAATTATTCAGATAGACAGTATGTTTGGTGTAGCACGGGCAGCACAGCAAGGTATAGGCATTTCACTTATCCCATTACCAATTAGTCAAAGTTGGATTGATGAACAATGGTTATATAAACTTTTTGAGCGGCCCCTTACCACTAAAGATAAATATTACTTAGTTCAGCATGAAACTAACACACCCAATCCGGCACTAGATTTATTTGCAAAATGGGTTGTATCTACTTTTCGAAAAATTCAAAGTTAA
- a CDS encoding 3-oxoacid CoA-transferase subunit B: MALSREQVAMRVAQELKDGYYVNLGIGIPTLVANYVPDGIEVMLQSENGLLGMGPYPTKAELDADMINAGKETVTAATGAAIFNSADSFAMIRGGHVDLTVLGAFEVDQSGNIASWMIPKKLIKGMGGAMDLVAGAKNIIVTMTHASKHGDSKLLENCYLPLTGVNCVKKIVTDLAVLEVKDGAFHLLERAPGVSVDEIISKTAGKLLVDGEVPEMVF, from the coding sequence ATGGCATTATCACGTGAACAAGTTGCAATGCGCGTTGCACAAGAACTTAAAGATGGCTACTACGTTAATTTAGGCATAGGAATTCCGACACTCGTCGCAAACTATGTACCTGATGGTATTGAAGTTATGTTACAGTCAGAAAATGGGCTTTTAGGTATGGGTCCCTACCCAACAAAAGCCGAGCTAGACGCAGATATGATAAACGCGGGTAAAGAAACCGTGACAGCTGCAACAGGTGCAGCCATATTTAATAGTGCAGATAGTTTTGCCATGATACGGGGTGGTCATGTAGACTTAACCGTTCTGGGTGCATTTGAAGTAGACCAAAGCGGCAACATTGCCTCGTGGATGATCCCCAAAAAGCTGATTAAAGGCATGGGGGGCGCAATGGATTTAGTCGCTGGGGCAAAGAATATTATTGTTACTATGACCCATGCAAGTAAGCATGGTGATTCTAAATTGCTAGAAAACTGCTATTTACCGCTTACAGGCGTTAATTGCGTTAAAAAAATAGTAACAGATTTAGCCGTATTAGAAGTTAAAGACGGCGCATTTCATTTATTAGAACGTGCTCCTGGCGTATCAGTTGATGAAATAATTAGTAAAACAGCAGGTAAATTACTTGTTGACGGTGAAGTACCAGAAATGGTTTTTTAA
- a CDS encoding CoA transferase subunit A, whose protein sequence is MAGFDKVVSSYEAAMAGLKDGDTIIAGGFGLCGIPEGLIKQIKHMKTKELTVVSNNCGVDDFGLGILLKDKQIKKVIASYVGENALFEQQLLSGEIDVELTPQGTLAEKMRAGGAGIPAFYTATGYGTPVAEGKEVKEFNGRPYILEESITGEFAIVKAWKADRFGNLVFRHTAMNFNPMAATAGKITVAEVEEIVEPGELEPSQIHTPGIFVNRVIKGNFEKRIERVTTRD, encoded by the coding sequence ATGGCCGGTTTTGATAAAGTGGTTTCTAGTTACGAAGCTGCAATGGCAGGTTTAAAAGATGGCGATACCATAATTGCTGGTGGTTTTGGTTTATGCGGTATTCCTGAGGGCTTAATTAAACAAATTAAGCACATGAAAACCAAAGAGCTAACGGTAGTTTCTAATAACTGCGGTGTAGATGACTTTGGGTTGGGTATTTTACTCAAAGACAAACAAATAAAAAAAGTTATTGCCTCATACGTTGGCGAAAACGCCCTATTCGAGCAACAACTTCTTAGCGGCGAAATAGATGTAGAGCTTACCCCACAAGGCACGCTTGCTGAAAAAATGCGTGCAGGCGGTGCGGGTATCCCGGCGTTTTATACCGCCACAGGTTACGGTACGCCTGTTGCTGAGGGTAAAGAGGTAAAAGAATTTAACGGTCGCCCTTATATTTTAGAAGAGTCTATAACGGGTGAGTTTGCCATTGTAAAAGCGTGGAAAGCCGACCGCTTTGGTAATTTAGTATTTAGACACACCGCTATGAACTTTAACCCTATGGCGGCAACAGCAGGTAAAATTACCGTTGCCGAAGTAGAGGAAATTGTAGAACCCGGTGAGCTTGAGCCAAGCCAAATTCATACCCCAGGTATTTTTGTAAATCGCGTTATTAAAGGTAACTTTGAAAAACGCATTGAACGTGTAACAACACGAGATTAA
- a CDS encoding hydroxymethylglutaryl-CoA lyase, which produces MTAFPKKVRIVEMGVRDGLQNEKAVSSKDKITLINALSDAGLKDIEAGAFVSPKWVPQMADSADVIKALDLPHVNLSALTPNLKGAQAALDAGVKEFAIFTAASESFCQKNINCSIDESIERFSEVMAFAKANNIRVRGYVSCIAGCPYEGDIAPQKVLEVTQKLLALGCYEVSLGDTVGVGTANKITEVLSLLLQHIDKTKLAVHFHDTYGQALTNIYAALSLGIATVDAAVAGLGGCPYAKGASGNVATEDVVYLLNGLGITHGIDLQRLSNAGWQITQALGKAPVSKVAIALHNTQK; this is translated from the coding sequence ATGACCGCCTTTCCTAAAAAAGTGCGTATTGTAGAAATGGGTGTCCGCGATGGTCTGCAAAACGAAAAAGCGGTGTCTTCAAAAGATAAAATCACCTTAATTAATGCACTCAGTGATGCAGGCTTAAAAGATATAGAAGCAGGTGCATTTGTATCACCTAAATGGGTGCCACAAATGGCCGACTCAGCAGACGTGATAAAAGCGCTTGATTTACCCCACGTAAATTTAAGCGCCCTTACGCCTAATTTAAAAGGTGCCCAAGCTGCACTGGATGCAGGTGTTAAAGAATTTGCTATTTTTACTGCTGCAAGCGAATCGTTTTGCCAAAAAAACATAAACTGCAGCATTGATGAGAGTATTGAACGCTTTAGTGAAGTAATGGCGTTTGCAAAAGCCAATAACATACGCGTGCGTGGTTATGTAAGCTGCATTGCTGGTTGCCCATACGAAGGTGACATAGCGCCACAAAAAGTGCTAGAAGTAACACAAAAGCTACTTGCACTTGGCTGTTATGAGGTAAGCCTTGGCGATACCGTAGGAGTTGGTACCGCCAATAAAATTACCGAGGTGTTATCTTTATTATTACAACACATAGATAAGACTAAATTAGCGGTTCACTTTCATGATACTTATGGCCAAGCGCTCACAAATATTTACGCAGCACTGAGCTTAGGAATAGCAACGGTTGATGCCGCTGTTGCAGGCCTTGGCGGGTGCCCTTATGCAAAGGGTGCGTCAGGAAATGTTGCCACTGAAGATGTGGTTTACTTACTCAATGGGCTTGGCATAACGCACGGAATTGATTTACAAAGGTTAAGTAACGCAGGTTGGCAAATTACGCAAGCACTAGGTAAAGCCCCTGTAAGTAAAGTGGCAATTGCACTGCACAACACACAAAAATAA
- a CDS encoding acetyl/propionyl/methylcrotonyl-CoA carboxylase subunit alpha, producing the protein MNTHTLKKILIANRGEIACRVMRSAKQMGLTTVAVYSDADKHAQHVKMADEAYHIGPAPSKDSYLVADKILQVAKNAGADCIHPGYGFLSENSEFAKACEANNIAFIGPLASSIEAMGSKTRAKEIMAGANVPLVPGYYGDNQDPAFLQSEAEKIGYPVLIKAAFGGGGKGMRVVEQANDFITALEGAQREAIAGFGNDLVLLERYVNQPRHVEVQVFADNHGNCVYLGDRDCSLQRRHQKVIEEAPAPGLSDELRKEMGEAAVRCALAINYRGAGTVEFLLCGDEFFFMEMNTRLQVEHPVTEMVTGVDLVNWQINIAAGQTLPLTQSDIQLQGHSFEARIYAEDPSNDFIPCSGTIEALSTPLNSEFVRIDTGIAQGDEISPFYDPMIAKLIVHDDNREQALSRLRHALEQFHLAGFSTNIGFLHNLASHPTFAQGAPSTHFIAEQGDALVSIDSIALEKAHVIAAFTYLESLSAKNAAVQSSSPWQQLSGFTLNAPQKVDVPFTDLPINAVKTKTGYVINHNEKPFEVTGEIIQNVCSVFINGEKFTAHVSHVDNSISVMFAALQIKLALNTKHYISSHENDALPLAAPLNGTVVKHLADVGSTITKGDAVVIIEAMKMEYTLSAPHDGILQSYCFAEGELVTHGALLAIVEDTTAQEAS; encoded by the coding sequence ATGAACACACACACTTTAAAAAAGATATTAATTGCCAACCGTGGTGAAATTGCATGCCGTGTAATGCGAAGTGCAAAACAAATGGGCCTAACGACAGTTGCTGTTTATTCTGACGCCGACAAACATGCACAACATGTAAAAATGGCTGATGAGGCCTACCACATTGGCCCTGCACCAAGTAAAGACTCATACCTAGTCGCCGATAAAATTTTGCAAGTAGCTAAAAATGCAGGCGCTGACTGTATTCACCCAGGTTATGGATTTTTATCTGAAAACAGCGAATTTGCTAAAGCCTGTGAAGCAAACAACATTGCGTTTATTGGCCCACTTGCAAGCAGCATAGAGGCTATGGGCTCTAAAACCCGCGCTAAAGAAATAATGGCCGGTGCCAATGTGCCATTAGTGCCTGGGTATTATGGTGATAATCAAGACCCTGCTTTTTTACAATCTGAGGCTGAAAAAATTGGCTATCCCGTGCTTATTAAAGCGGCCTTTGGTGGCGGCGGTAAAGGCATGCGCGTTGTTGAGCAAGCTAACGATTTTATAACTGCACTTGAGGGCGCACAGCGTGAAGCAATAGCCGGTTTTGGTAACGACTTAGTACTGCTTGAGCGCTACGTTAACCAGCCTCGCCATGTTGAAGTACAGGTATTTGCCGATAACCACGGTAACTGTGTTTATTTAGGTGATCGGGATTGTTCCCTGCAGCGCCGTCATCAAAAAGTTATTGAAGAAGCGCCAGCGCCTGGTTTAAGCGATGAACTACGTAAAGAAATGGGTGAAGCCGCAGTACGCTGTGCCCTGGCAATAAATTACAGAGGTGCAGGAACCGTTGAGTTTTTGCTGTGCGGTGATGAGTTTTTCTTTATGGAAATGAACACGCGCCTGCAAGTAGAACACCCTGTGACAGAAATGGTAACTGGTGTAGATTTAGTTAATTGGCAAATTAATATTGCCGCTGGGCAAACGCTGCCATTAACACAAAGTGATATTCAATTACAGGGTCATAGTTTTGAAGCGCGTATTTATGCAGAAGATCCAAGTAACGACTTTATTCCCTGCTCGGGCACAATAGAAGCGTTAAGCACACCACTTAACAGTGAGTTTGTACGTATTGATACCGGTATTGCACAAGGCGATGAAATAAGCCCGTTTTACGACCCTATGATTGCAAAACTGATTGTGCATGATGATAACCGAGAGCAAGCATTATCGCGTTTACGCCATGCACTTGAGCAATTTCACTTAGCGGGTTTTAGCACTAACATTGGCTTTTTACATAACTTAGCAAGCCACCCTACGTTTGCTCAAGGTGCGCCAAGTACCCACTTTATTGCTGAGCAAGGTGATGCATTGGTGAGTATAGATAGTATCGCACTTGAAAAAGCACACGTAATTGCAGCCTTTACCTACCTTGAATCGCTTAGCGCTAAAAACGCAGCTGTTCAAAGTTCAAGCCCTTGGCAACAATTAAGTGGTTTTACGCTTAATGCACCGCAAAAAGTGGATGTTCCATTTACAGATTTACCTATAAACGCCGTTAAAACTAAAACGGGTTATGTCATTAACCATAATGAAAAACCGTTTGAGGTTACCGGTGAAATAATCCAAAACGTATGCAGCGTGTTTATTAATGGCGAAAAATTTACCGCCCACGTAAGCCACGTTGATAACAGTATTAGCGTGATGTTTGCTGCGCTGCAAATCAAGCTTGCTCTAAATACTAAACATTACATTAGCAGCCACGAAAATGACGCATTGCCACTTGCTGCGCCACTTAATGGCACAGTAGTTAAACATTTAGCTGATGTAGGTAGCACCATTACTAAAGGCGATGCGGTTGTTATTATTGAAGCCATGAAAATGGAATACACGCTGAGCGCTCCACACGATGGTATTTTACAAAGTTATTGTTTTGCCGAGGGCGAACTTGTAACCCATGGTGCCCTACTTGCAATTGTAGAAGATACCACGGCGCAGGAGGCATCGTAA